In Aquimarina spinulae, a single window of DNA contains:
- a CDS encoding efflux RND transporter periplasmic adaptor subunit: protein MSKHVLWMFFTTVLISCADKEEKILPAVTGITELVYSSVTIQPDSLYQVYASVHGILDKNLVEEGDEVKKGTPLLQIINSNPKLNTENAKLSFELAQKNYNGNAAILSSIEEEIKSATLKMTNDSINYCRQKNLWSQQIGSKIEYDTKKLAYELSTNSLSLLKNKYDRTREELKTRLQQAKNNYKTSVITTKDFTISSKINGKVYGLYKNLGEIINTIEPIAAVGSATVFVVEMLVDEVDIVKIKKNQKAIITLDAYNGEVFTAKVSKIYPKKDGRNQTFMVEALFDKSPEVLYPGLSGEANIIIAQKKEVLTIPKEYLIDGTKVKTEKGTVEIVIGLQSMDTVEILSGITKDTWIYKPE from the coding sequence ATGTCTAAACATGTATTATGGATGTTTTTTACTACTGTTCTTATATCCTGTGCAGATAAAGAAGAAAAAATTCTTCCTGCGGTAACAGGCATTACAGAATTGGTATACTCATCGGTTACGATCCAGCCAGATAGCTTGTATCAAGTGTATGCTTCGGTACATGGTATTTTGGATAAAAACCTTGTAGAAGAAGGAGATGAGGTTAAAAAAGGAACTCCATTACTTCAGATTATAAACAGTAACCCTAAGTTAAATACAGAAAATGCTAAGTTGTCGTTTGAACTTGCTCAAAAAAACTATAATGGTAATGCCGCAATTCTAAGTAGTATAGAAGAAGAAATTAAATCGGCAACTCTTAAAATGACTAATGATTCTATAAATTATTGTCGTCAGAAAAACCTGTGGAGTCAACAGATAGGTTCTAAAATAGAGTATGATACTAAAAAACTTGCCTATGAACTTTCTACAAATTCTTTGAGCCTGTTAAAAAACAAGTACGATAGAACCCGAGAAGAACTCAAGACCCGGTTACAACAAGCAAAAAACAATTATAAAACGTCGGTAATAACCACCAAAGATTTTACTATTAGTAGCAAGATTAATGGTAAGGTATATGGTCTATATAAGAATCTTGGAGAGATTATAAATACTATAGAACCCATAGCAGCAGTGGGTAGTGCTACTGTTTTTGTTGTCGAGATGCTCGTTGATGAAGTGGATATTGTGAAAATTAAAAAAAACCAGAAAGCTATAATAACTCTGGATGCATATAATGGAGAGGTATTTACTGCAAAAGTGAGTAAAATATACCCTAAAAAAGATGGGCGTAATCAGACCTTTATGGTTGAAGCTCTTTTTGATAAAAGTCCAGAGGTATTATACCCTGGGTTATCTGGAGAGGCAAATATTATCATAGCTCAGAAAAAAGAAGTGCTAACAATACCAAAAGAATATCTGATTGATGGTACTAAGGTGAAAACTGAAAAAGGAACAGTAGAAATTGTTATTGGGCTTCAGAGTATGGATACTGTAGAAATCTTATCAGGAATTACCAAAGATACCTGGATTTATAAACCCGAATAA
- a CDS encoding ABC transporter permease, translating to MTNWKVILNIARTHLVTKIKQTATAALGVTFGIGAYITLVCFMTGLNKMLDDLILNQTPHIHIFNEIEPSKKQPVDLYGELQNTFNVVHSIKPKQSQKRIHNALPIINYLNKDPKVRGAIPQIKSQIFYISGSIELGGNLTGVDIMKEVEFFNFKDYIVKGTPQALQHNDNGILLGAGVAKKMSLTIGDRVQISTIKGDVFPLKIVGIYQSGIADIDNIQSFATIKTVQRILGEAENYITDINVKLHHIEQAITLAEKVEQQFKLKAIDINTANAQFETGTTIRNLITYAVSITLLIVAGFGIYNILNMLIYEKMNDIAILKATGFSGKDVQLIFMSQAIIIGVVGGVLGLLIGFGLSHLIDQLPFETEALPTITTYPINHNLWFYGIGITFAMISTFLAGYLPSQKAKKIDPVRIIRGQ from the coding sequence ATGACCAATTGGAAAGTCATATTAAACATTGCCAGAACACATCTGGTGACCAAAATCAAACAAACTGCAACAGCAGCTTTGGGTGTGACTTTTGGTATTGGTGCATATATTACTTTGGTTTGTTTTATGACTGGGCTGAATAAGATGCTAGATGATTTAATTCTTAATCAGACACCACATATTCATATTTTTAATGAGATTGAACCTTCAAAAAAACAACCTGTAGACTTATATGGTGAACTTCAAAATACATTTAATGTAGTGCATTCGATTAAACCAAAACAAAGTCAGAAAAGAATTCACAATGCACTTCCTATTATTAATTACCTTAATAAAGATCCTAAGGTTAGGGGAGCAATACCACAGATTAAATCACAAATATTTTATATCTCAGGATCTATTGAATTGGGAGGTAATCTAACCGGTGTTGATATTATGAAAGAAGTAGAGTTTTTTAATTTCAAAGATTATATTGTTAAAGGAACTCCCCAGGCATTGCAGCATAATGATAATGGGATTTTATTAGGTGCGGGTGTCGCAAAAAAAATGTCTCTTACTATTGGCGATAGAGTGCAGATCAGTACCATAAAAGGAGATGTCTTTCCATTAAAAATTGTAGGAATATATCAAAGTGGGATTGCCGATATTGATAACATTCAGAGTTTTGCTACTATTAAAACTGTACAGCGTATTTTGGGAGAAGCAGAAAATTATATCACAGATATCAATGTAAAACTTCACCATATTGAACAAGCCATTACATTAGCAGAAAAAGTAGAGCAACAGTTTAAGCTCAAAGCGATTGATATTAATACTGCTAATGCACAATTTGAAACAGGAACCACAATTAGGAATCTAATTACCTATGCTGTTTCTATAACGTTATTGATTGTGGCCGGGTTTGGTATTTACAATATTCTAAATATGCTTATTTATGAAAAAATGAATGATATTGCTATTCTAAAGGCAACTGGTTTTTCGGGAAAAGATGTGCAGTTGATTTTTATGAGTCAAGCTATAATCATTGGTGTTGTTGGCGGAGTTTTAGGATTGTTAATTGGATTTGGTCTATCTCATCTTATCGATCAGTTACCTTTTGAAACAGAGGCACTGCCAACGATTACTACTTATCCTATTAATCATAATCTCTGGTTTTATGGCATTGGCATAACCTTCGCTATGATTTCAACTTTTTTGGCAGGGTATTTACCTTCTCAGAAAGCAAAAAAAATAGACCCCGTGCGTATTATTAGGGGGCAATAA
- a CDS encoding HPF/RaiA family ribosome-associated protein, which yields MCFFKKENDPKGKGKICDVELSLPGPKLYATSNEKNFEFAFKETLSDLERQLKKRKQEMKPYI from the coding sequence ATGTGTTTTTTTAAAAAAGAAAATGACCCAAAAGGAAAAGGTAAAATCTGTGATGTAGAGTTAAGTTTACCAGGACCAAAACTATACGCTACATCTAATGAGAAAAATTTTGAATTTGCTTTTAAAGAAACGCTTAGTGATCTAGAAAGACAGCTCAAAAAACGAAAACAAGAAATGAAGCCATATATCTAG
- a CDS encoding ABC transporter ATP-binding protein: protein MKPKKNITSVLEIKDLRKNFGDNHVLNGFSLQLFEGENLVVMGKSGSGKSVMIKCLVGLMQADSGSIRIKGQDITILGQIELDLLRTEIGFLFQGSALYDSMTVRENLEFPLRRHKDKLNMTGHTEALVIEALENVGLAHAIDLMPSELSGGMQRRVALARALILKPKIILYDEPTTGLDPITSKEIIELMRSIQKKYGTSSLIITHDVDCARVISNRIILLVDGINYAEGTYQELSQSNNPQVKAFFKH, encoded by the coding sequence ATGAAACCTAAAAAAAACATAACCTCTGTTCTTGAGATCAAAGATCTAAGAAAAAACTTTGGCGATAATCACGTGCTCAACGGATTTAGTCTGCAATTATTTGAAGGAGAAAACCTGGTGGTCATGGGTAAATCGGGTTCTGGTAAATCGGTAATGATCAAATGTCTCGTAGGGTTAATGCAAGCAGATAGTGGTAGTATACGAATAAAAGGGCAGGACATTACTATTTTGGGGCAGATAGAACTGGATCTGCTTCGCACCGAAATTGGTTTTTTGTTTCAGGGTAGTGCTCTATATGATTCTATGACTGTTCGTGAGAATCTAGAGTTTCCTTTACGCAGGCATAAAGATAAATTAAATATGACCGGGCATACCGAAGCATTAGTTATAGAAGCACTAGAAAATGTAGGTTTAGCACATGCAATAGATTTAATGCCATCAGAACTCTCAGGAGGGATGCAACGCAGAGTAGCACTAGCGAGAGCCTTGATTCTAAAACCTAAAATTATTCTTTATGATGAACCTACAACTGGATTAGACCCAATAACTTCTAAAGAAATTATCGAGTTAATGCGTAGTATTCAAAAAAAATACGGAACCTCATCATTAATCATTACACATGATGTGGATTGTGCCAGAGTAATTTCTAACAGAATTATTTTGCTCGTAGACGGAATTAATTATGCAGAGGGAACATATCAGGAATTATCCCAATCAAATAATCCCCAGGTAAAAGCCTTTTTTAAGCATTAG
- a CDS encoding DUF6544 family protein, translating to MILVIIGSILILLIVISIVGIVSFNVSVKQERVLLFNTSREIDAKITEKDLDDFPDLMKNYLSKVNIVGKPKYCNAIFMQKGEIRTSPEKKWLPFSATQYMSSNNFGFIWKAKALPMLIRDKYTNGKGEVKVSVLGLKNIVLFTGQKVDQSSLGRYLGELIWFPIGFLNSDISWEAIDYRTIKATVVNENHALEGFFIFNQNGMIDHFKTKRYRDTELEDFIGEVGEYKDYNGLLIPSTMTAIWDLKKGKQKYFKATILDYKLMS from the coding sequence ATGATATTGGTTATAATCGGAAGTATACTAATACTATTAATTGTGATATCTATAGTAGGGATAGTATCGTTTAATGTTTCTGTAAAACAAGAAAGAGTACTATTGTTCAATACAAGTAGAGAAATAGATGCAAAAATCACTGAGAAAGACTTGGATGATTTTCCTGATCTGATGAAAAACTACCTTAGTAAAGTCAACATTGTAGGGAAACCAAAATATTGCAATGCTATTTTTATGCAAAAAGGAGAGATCAGAACGAGTCCAGAAAAAAAGTGGTTACCATTTTCTGCTACGCAATACATGTCTTCGAACAATTTTGGATTTATATGGAAAGCAAAAGCATTACCAATGCTAATCAGAGATAAATATACTAATGGTAAAGGTGAAGTAAAAGTGAGTGTATTGGGATTAAAAAATATAGTTCTGTTTACAGGTCAAAAAGTAGATCAAAGTTCATTAGGACGGTATTTGGGAGAACTTATCTGGTTTCCGATAGGTTTTTTAAACTCTGATATTTCCTGGGAAGCCATAGATTATAGAACGATAAAGGCTACTGTCGTAAACGAGAATCATGCTCTTGAAGGCTTTTTTATATTTAACCAAAACGGGATGATAGATCATTTTAAAACCAAAAGATATAGAGATACAGAACTCGAAGATTTTATTGGAGAAGTAGGAGAATATAAAGATTATAATGGATTGTTGATTCCGAGTACGATGACTGCAATCTGGGATCTTAAAAAAGGGAAGCAGAAGTATTTTAAAGCTACTATTCTTGATTACAAATTAATGAGCTAG
- a CDS encoding ABC transporter ATP-binding protein: protein MKTVLEAKNINKYFRKPVLFHVLKDISFKVSQGEFASIMGKSGCGKSTLLYILSTMDTDYEGGLYLNNELVTGQEREKLSYIRNKHIGFVFQFHYLLSEFSVLENVMLPAKKLAEKSIEEIEHDAMNKLRILKIDHLAKKRASRISGGEKQRVAIARALINDPAIIMGDEPTGNLDSYNSENVFNVFKQLSDEEGLSLLVVTHDIDFANKTDRIIEMGDGRIIG, encoded by the coding sequence ATGAAAACAGTTCTCGAAGCCAAAAATATCAACAAGTATTTTAGAAAACCAGTACTTTTTCATGTATTAAAAGATATTTCTTTTAAGGTAAGCCAAGGAGAATTTGCCTCTATTATGGGAAAATCTGGGTGTGGTAAATCTACTTTGTTGTATATCTTATCAACTATGGATACAGATTATGAAGGGGGTTTATACCTTAATAATGAGCTTGTCACAGGACAAGAAAGAGAGAAGCTCTCTTATATACGAAACAAACATATAGGTTTTGTATTTCAGTTTCATTATCTGTTATCCGAATTTTCGGTATTAGAAAATGTAATGCTTCCTGCCAAAAAACTAGCCGAAAAATCTATAGAAGAAATTGAGCATGATGCGATGAATAAGCTTCGTATCCTTAAAATTGATCATCTTGCCAAAAAAAGAGCTTCACGCATCTCTGGTGGAGAAAAACAACGAGTTGCCATTGCGAGGGCACTAATAAATGATCCTGCTATCATTATGGGGGACGAACCCACAGGAAACCTGGATAGTTATAATTCTGAAAATGTGTTCAATGTTTTTAAGCAATTAAGTGATGAAGAAGGGTTGTCACTTCTGGTTGTTACCCATGATATAGATTTTGCAAATAAAACCGATCGAATTATAGAAATGGGCGATGGTAGAATTATAGGTTGA
- a CDS encoding MlaD family protein encodes MKKTASQKLKLGVFVVIGTALLIAALYSIGNRQNLFGSNIRIMTQFTNVNGLELGNNVRYSGINVGTVSKIKMIDDTQIIVEMLIRENIGKHIKKDAVATIGSDGLVGNMIVNIIPRESKKLPVISGDTIQSYSKIGTDDMLTTLNVTNENAALLTADLLKITTKIIEGNGTIGLLINDSIMAKDLKQTIFQLKNTSTGASQAITELKDIISLVKQGQSVAGVLLQDSLSGQKMKTIVNNLEQSSVDISQITTNLDIVLKDIKEGKGALHYLTADPTLVKNIDSTMNSIKEGTYRFNENMEALKHNFLFRGYFKKLEKEKKKEESSNKNNHEN; translated from the coding sequence ATGAAAAAAACAGCATCCCAAAAGTTGAAACTTGGTGTCTTTGTCGTGATCGGCACAGCATTGCTTATCGCTGCACTATACTCTATCGGAAATCGGCAAAATCTCTTTGGTAGCAATATTAGAATCATGACTCAGTTTACGAATGTCAATGGTCTCGAATTAGGAAATAATGTTCGGTATTCTGGAATTAATGTAGGAACAGTAAGTAAAATTAAGATGATAGACGATACTCAAATTATAGTCGAAATGCTTATTCGAGAAAATATAGGAAAACATATTAAAAAAGATGCCGTAGCAACTATAGGATCAGATGGTTTGGTCGGTAATATGATCGTAAACATTATTCCCAGAGAAAGTAAAAAACTTCCTGTGATTTCGGGGGATACCATACAATCTTACAGTAAAATAGGAACAGATGATATGCTCACCACTCTTAATGTAACTAATGAAAATGCCGCCTTACTTACAGCAGATTTACTAAAAATAACAACAAAAATCATTGAAGGTAATGGGACTATAGGATTATTGATCAATGATTCTATAATGGCAAAAGACCTGAAACAAACTATTTTTCAATTAAAAAATACAAGTACGGGAGCATCACAAGCTATTACCGAACTTAAAGACATCATCTCTTTGGTTAAACAGGGCCAAAGCGTAGCAGGCGTTTTGTTGCAGGATAGCCTATCTGGTCAGAAAATGAAAACCATAGTGAATAACCTAGAGCAATCCAGTGTTGATATCAGTCAGATAACTACAAATCTAGATATAGTATTAAAAGATATAAAAGAAGGAAAAGGAGCACTGCATTATCTAACCGCAGACCCAACTCTGGTTAAAAATATTGATTCTACCATGAATAGTATTAAAGAAGGAACATATCGTTTTAACGAGAATATGGAAGCTCTAAAACATAATTTTTTATTTAGAGGGTACTTTAAAAAACTAGAAAAAGAAAAGAAAAAGGAAGAATCTTCTAATAAAAATAACCATGAAAATTGA
- the tyrS gene encoding tyrosine--tRNA ligase, whose translation MTTNFIEELRWRGMLHDAMPGTDEYLMEQMRSAYVGFDPTADSLHIGNLVPIMLLAHYQRAGHKPFALVGGATGMIGDPSGKSAERNLLDEKTLRHNQEAIKSQLSRFLDFESDVPNAAVLVNNYDWMKEFSFLEFIRDVGKHITVNYMMAKDSVKNRISSESSEGMSFTEFTYQLVQGYDFLHLYRAHACTLQMGGSDQWGNITTGTELIRRIAGGKGYALTCPLITKSDGSKFGKSEGGNVWLDAKRTSPYKFYQYWLNTSDEDAEKYIKIFTFLTEEEIKTLVAAHKEAPHQRVLQKKLADEVTVIVHSQEDLDNAIKASAILFGKSTSEDLKGLDEATFLDVFDGVPQAEITKDKIANGMDMIGALAEHTGFLKSNGEARRALKENSISVNKEKVNDTYSISNNDLINDQFVLLQRGKKNYFVIRVV comes from the coding sequence ATGACTACAAATTTTATAGAAGAATTACGTTGGAGAGGAATGTTGCACGATGCCATGCCTGGGACCGACGAATACCTCATGGAGCAAATGAGATCTGCCTATGTAGGGTTTGATCCTACAGCAGATTCATTGCATATCGGTAACCTGGTTCCTATTATGTTACTGGCGCATTATCAGAGAGCGGGGCATAAGCCTTTTGCATTGGTTGGTGGTGCCACAGGTATGATCGGTGATCCTTCGGGGAAATCGGCAGAGCGTAATCTACTGGATGAAAAAACACTTCGTCATAATCAGGAGGCTATAAAATCACAACTCAGCAGATTTTTGGATTTTGAAAGTGATGTTCCCAATGCAGCTGTATTGGTCAATAACTACGATTGGATGAAAGAATTCTCATTTCTGGAGTTTATTAGAGATGTAGGTAAGCATATTACAGTAAATTATATGATGGCCAAGGATTCTGTTAAGAATCGAATTTCGTCAGAATCATCAGAAGGGATGTCATTTACAGAATTTACATACCAACTGGTACAGGGATATGACTTTTTGCATTTGTATAGAGCACATGCATGTACTTTACAAATGGGAGGTAGCGATCAGTGGGGTAATATCACTACAGGAACCGAACTCATTAGAAGAATAGCCGGCGGAAAAGGATATGCCTTGACCTGTCCGTTGATTACAAAATCTGATGGGTCTAAATTTGGTAAGTCTGAAGGCGGAAATGTATGGCTTGATGCTAAACGAACATCGCCTTATAAATTCTATCAATATTGGTTAAACACCAGTGATGAAGATGCCGAAAAATACATTAAGATTTTTACGTTTTTAACCGAAGAGGAAATAAAAACCCTGGTGGCTGCTCATAAAGAAGCTCCACATCAACGAGTTTTACAGAAAAAATTGGCAGATGAGGTTACTGTTATTGTGCATTCTCAGGAAGATCTTGATAATGCGATTAAAGCATCTGCAATTCTCTTCGGAAAATCTACATCTGAAGATCTAAAAGGTTTGGATGAAGCTACTTTTTTAGATGTTTTTGATGGTGTGCCGCAAGCCGAGATTACAAAGGATAAGATAGCTAATGGTATGGATATGATTGGTGCCCTGGCAGAACATACAGGATTTCTTAAATCAAATGGAGAAGCTAGAAGAGCACTGAAAGAAAATTCTATTTCGGTAAACAAAGAAAAGGTTAATGATACTTACTCGATATCAAATAATGACTTGATCAACGATCAATTTGTTTTATTACAACGTGGTAAGAAAAACTATTTTGTGATCAGGGTAGTATAG
- a CDS encoding M12 family metallopeptidase: protein MKLNKLLGLIALGVAVTMFTSCQTEDESVTTEINQEPSKSEASAEVYPLNGNEKIITKDFFGVKTEFKKVDGNLILGDMILSPEQVDETNALEKGVIRRNRHWPKSGSYYYIPYTIDSNLPNKSRVTNAINHWESRTKIRFVRRTNQRAYIRFRSGSGCSSAIGRTGGRQNITLGSSCTTGNTIHEIGHAVGMYHEQQHPSRNNYVTINFDNIRSGYASNFYRRSSSSVRTTTFDIGSIMMYGSYFFSKNGRPTIVRKNGSTFNVQRRALSSRDLSVIRRYYN, encoded by the coding sequence ATGAAACTTAACAAGTTATTAGGCTTAATAGCCTTAGGGGTTGCGGTAACCATGTTTACCAGCTGTCAAACAGAAGATGAATCTGTAACTACAGAAATTAATCAGGAGCCTTCTAAATCAGAAGCTTCTGCAGAAGTTTATCCTTTAAATGGGAATGAAAAAATTATAACAAAAGACTTTTTTGGTGTCAAAACAGAGTTTAAAAAAGTAGATGGTAATCTTATCCTTGGAGATATGATATTATCTCCCGAACAGGTAGACGAGACCAATGCTCTAGAAAAGGGAGTGATTCGAAGAAATAGGCATTGGCCTAAATCAGGAAGTTATTACTACATTCCTTATACTATTGACAGTAATTTACCAAATAAAAGTCGTGTAACTAATGCGATTAATCATTGGGAAAGCAGAACAAAAATACGATTTGTTAGAAGAACAAACCAAAGAGCCTATATTCGTTTTAGATCAGGATCAGGATGCTCTTCTGCTATAGGAAGAACAGGTGGTCGCCAAAATATCACTTTAGGATCTAGTTGTACCACAGGAAATACTATTCATGAAATCGGACATGCAGTAGGAATGTATCATGAGCAACAACATCCTAGTCGTAATAATTATGTTACTATTAATTTTGATAACATCCGAAGTGGGTATGCATCTAACTTTTATAGAAGATCTTCTTCTTCGGTTAGAACCACAACATTTGATATTGGATCTATCATGATGTATGGTTCTTACTTTTTTAGTAAAAATGGGAGACCAACAATTGTAAGAAAAAATGGAAGTACTTTTAATGTACAACGTCGTGCATTAAGTAGTAGAGATCTAAGTGTGATAAGACGATACTATAACTAA